The proteins below are encoded in one region of Silene latifolia isolate original U9 population chromosome 2, ASM4854445v1, whole genome shotgun sequence:
- the LOC141643044 gene encoding uncharacterized protein LOC141643044, translating into MRTLCPNFDREDGLETVLEVPIPEEMFPAAKNKWPNMKSWVKPNPARSPAGFPFGDRNSQIQLLLGVIGAPLIPLPTLSDHKLSKTVKDHPIESSMAKYIIHQYIAAMGGDHALNSVDSMYAMGKVRMVASEFSAGEGLSATNNQKLDNSKILKIKGMKHGGEVGGFVLWSKRPDLWCLELVVSGTKISAGSDGKVAWRQTPWHSSHASRGPPRPLRRSLQGLDPRLTANLFTNSICIGERTVNDEDCFVLKLEANPTTLEARSSGNVEIIRHTIWGYFSQRTGLLIQLEDSHLLRIKASKNDCIFWETTMESSIQDYRTIDGINIAHSGKTSVSLFRYGENTENHSRTRMEEVWSIEEVDFNIKGLTMDCFLPPSDLKQEDEAGFPTVVPNNTKSTTKARNAAKLINTKVSPAKVVAIDDDDYSNFDGSGKL; encoded by the exons ATGAGAACATTGTGCCCGAATTTCGACAGAGAAGATGGGCTTGAGACTGTTTTAGAAGTCCCAATTCCAGAAGAAATGTTCCCTGCTGCTAAAAATAAATGGCCTAATATGAAATCCTGGGTCAAGCCCAATCCGGCTCGTTCTCCCGCTGGTTTTCCTTTTGGTGATCGTAATTCACAAattcaacttcttcttggtgtCATTGGTGCTCCTTTGATCCCTTTACCTACTCTTTCTGATCACAAGCTTAGTAAAACCGTTAAAGATCACCCAATT GAATCATCAATGGCGAAATACATCATTCACCAGTACATTGCGGCGATGGGAGGGGATCATGCATTGAACTCAGTTGACAGCATGTACGCCATGGGGAAGGTGAGGATGGTGGCGTCTGAGTTTAGTGCAGGCGAAGGGTTGTCAGCAACCAATAACCAGAAATTGGATAACAGCAAGATTCTAAAGATTAAAGGGATGAAACATGGTGGTGAAGTTGGTGGGTTCGTTCTATGGTCAAAAAGGCCTGACTTGTGGTGTTTGGAGCTGGTGGTTTCCGGTACTAAGATTAGTGCTGGCAGTGACGGTAAGGTTGCTTGGAGGCAGACACCCTGGCATAGCTCCCACGCTTCTCGAGGACCTCCACGACCTCTCAGACGTTCATTACAG GGCCTTGATCCAAGATTGACGGCAAACCTATTCACCAACTCTATTTGCATTGGTGAGAGAACTGTGAATGACGAGGATTGCTTTGTGCTAAAACTCGAAGCCAACCCGACAACCCTGGAAGCAAGAAGCAGTGGCAACGTTGAGATAATCCGTCATACAATATGGGGATACTTTAGCCAAAGGACAGGACTTCTAATCCAACTAGAGGACTCTCACCTTCTTAGAATAAAAGCCTCCAAAAATGACTGCATTTTCTGGGAAACTACAATGGAATCCTCAATTCAAGACTACCGAACAATAGACGGTATTAACATTGCACATTCTGGCAAAACCTCGGTTTCTTTGTTCAGATATGGTGAGAACACTGAAAACCATTCTAGGACGCGCATGGAGGAGGTTTGGTCAATCGAAGAAGTTGACTTTAACATTAAGGGGCTCACCATGGATTGCTTTTTACCTCCATCTGACCTAAAGCAAGAAGATGAGGCGGGGTTCCCAACTGTTGTACCAAACAACACAAAGTCAACAACAAAAGCACGAAATGCTGCAAAGCTCATTAACACCAAGGTTAGCCCTGCTAAGGTTGTCGCCATTGACGATGATGATTACTCAAATTTTGATGGCAGTGGAAAGTTATAG